One Mycolicibacterium fluoranthenivorans DNA segment encodes these proteins:
- a CDS encoding PE-PPE domain-containing protein has protein sequence MDSKSRIIAAGFAAMLPFVQGAAPVAGAAVAGSPDIAAFYLQGTCLCTTVPVAQQALGLADGYLAEAGPITGIGYPAGLLFALDSAIGATGVNSHLDAVPAGTKITLAGVSQGAIVLDYVKQSIALRVAAERPPTELTFVTFGDPMNTTGGIVAKNPLLWLSVPPGLLPTPYDTTEIVREYDGIADWPDRFNPLAATNAVMGVAFVHPDYGAAADPSTPGTLKTVTVNAAGGTTTHYVIPTADLPITAPLRIAGIDTTVADKWLRPYIDSAYVRRPQVVPDTTAEKPASASSPQVASAAVSAADTAAPTPAVSVPQRISPAGVDSDIGTGAADVVVRAGVHESAAVAEDSGASARRSPKRLWTKAFGRLTSWRKPSVTGGGRSDTARDVTGTDSTPTAASSRSASTISAEVQEHRRSGSDSSAADKTAGTAEKPVHAAGEPGAD, from the coding sequence GTGGACTCCAAGTCGCGCATCATCGCTGCGGGTTTCGCTGCCATGCTCCCTTTCGTCCAGGGTGCCGCGCCGGTGGCTGGAGCCGCGGTCGCCGGCAGTCCCGACATCGCCGCGTTCTATCTCCAGGGCACGTGCCTGTGTACTACCGTCCCCGTCGCCCAACAGGCGTTGGGACTTGCGGACGGGTACCTCGCTGAAGCCGGCCCCATCACCGGAATCGGTTATCCCGCAGGCCTGCTGTTCGCACTGGACTCGGCGATCGGTGCCACCGGTGTGAACTCACACCTGGATGCAGTCCCCGCCGGCACCAAGATCACTCTTGCCGGTGTGAGTCAGGGCGCAATCGTGCTGGACTACGTCAAGCAGTCGATTGCCCTGCGGGTCGCTGCGGAGCGGCCCCCGACGGAACTGACCTTCGTGACATTCGGTGATCCGATGAACACCACCGGCGGCATCGTTGCCAAGAATCCGCTGCTGTGGCTGTCGGTGCCGCCGGGACTACTGCCCACACCGTACGACACCACGGAAATCGTTCGCGAGTATGACGGTATCGCCGACTGGCCGGACCGATTCAATCCGTTGGCGGCCACGAATGCGGTGATGGGGGTGGCATTCGTACACCCGGACTATGGTGCCGCCGCCGACCCGAGCACACCGGGCACGCTGAAGACCGTGACCGTCAACGCGGCCGGTGGCACCACCACGCACTACGTCATCCCGACCGCAGACTTGCCGATCACCGCGCCGCTGCGCATCGCCGGCATCGACACCACCGTCGCCGACAAGTGGCTACGCCCGTACATCGACAGCGCCTATGTCCGTCGCCCCCAAGTCGTTCCCGACACCACCGCCGAGAAACCTGCATCTGCATCGTCGCCGCAGGTGGCAAGCGCTGCTGTGTCGGCCGCCGACACGGCAGCCCCGACACCCGCAGTATCCGTTCCCCAACGGATTTCGCCAGCCGGCGTTGATTCCGACATCGGGACCGGTGCGGCCGACGTCGTTGTACGGGCGGGGGTCCACGAATCCGCCGCGGTGGCCGAAGATAGTGGCGCCAGCGCGCGCCGATCACCGAAACGCCTGTGGACGAAGGCGTTCGGTCGGCTCACCAGCTGGCGCAAGCCCAGCGTCACCGGTGGGGGCCGATCGGATACGGCCCGCGACGTGACGGGAACTGACAGCACACCTACCGCGGCGTCGTCGCGATCGGCATCAACGATTTCGGCTGAAGTCCAGGAACATCGCCGCAGTGGTTCGGACAGCTCCGCCGCAGACAAGACCGCCGGAACGGCCGAGAAGCCGGTGCACGCCGCGGGTGAGCCCGGCGCCGACTGA
- a CDS encoding acyl-CoA synthetase, giving the protein MNQTHTEDVLWPRYAEPADIADIEAVPLAERGLPVSTYALLRRAATLWPDRTALRVLPDGDRWQEPTSISFGQLLTDVHRTANLLHHWGVDRHSTVALIAPNCAELVTATLAAQLAGVAAPINAALSLDHITELLRRSGARVLITAGPELDPAIWATARQLATARVVDTVLLLAPTGETVSRPEPLGMDGLTIGPLHALAMDFDGTEFTGIPPAGTDLAAVFHTGGTTGAPKLAAHTHTNEVADAWMIAANTALDEDSVVFAALPLFHVNALVVTLLAPLFRGQSAVWAGPLGYRDPLLYGNFWKIVERYQISAMSAVPTVYAVLSQCPVDADISSLRYPLVGASALPPSVRTKFAEHTGLQLLEGYGLTEATCASVRSFTELPRDGAVGQRLPYQHLKAVDIDDDGTRHDLPAGQVGHLVISGPCVFPGYVVGRDGDEFRLDGLGALVDGWLDTGDLAMVDAEGFVHLRGRAKDLIIRGGHNIDPTTIEDALLTHPDVTGAAAVGRPDIHAGEVPVAYVTLTSPDAVSAEDLCSWATARVPERAAAPKLVTVVPDLPLTAIGKPYKLPLRVDAARSAALDALAELPGIADVAAAMDGSAPVVTVTVDSSADRDAVAAVLDQFTTAWLIEARHG; this is encoded by the coding sequence GTGAACCAAACGCATACCGAGGACGTGTTGTGGCCGCGCTACGCCGAGCCCGCCGATATCGCCGACATCGAGGCGGTCCCGCTTGCTGAACGCGGACTCCCAGTCTCCACCTATGCCCTGCTGCGCCGGGCCGCCACGTTGTGGCCGGACCGCACCGCTCTACGGGTACTTCCCGACGGCGACCGCTGGCAGGAGCCGACGTCCATCAGCTTCGGACAGCTGCTGACCGACGTGCACCGGACGGCAAACCTGCTGCACCACTGGGGAGTTGATCGTCACAGCACGGTCGCTCTGATCGCTCCCAACTGCGCGGAACTGGTCACTGCCACCTTGGCTGCCCAGCTCGCCGGCGTCGCGGCGCCCATCAACGCCGCCCTGTCGCTCGATCACATCACCGAACTCCTACGCCGCTCCGGCGCACGCGTCCTCATCACGGCCGGCCCCGAACTCGACCCCGCGATCTGGGCCACCGCTCGACAACTGGCCACCGCGCGGGTCGTGGACACCGTGCTCCTGCTGGCACCAACCGGGGAAACGGTGAGCAGGCCCGAGCCCCTCGGGATGGACGGGCTCACCATCGGACCGCTGCACGCGCTCGCCATGGACTTCGACGGCACCGAGTTCACCGGAATCCCGCCCGCCGGCACCGACCTGGCGGCGGTCTTTCACACCGGTGGCACCACCGGTGCACCGAAACTGGCCGCCCACACCCACACCAATGAGGTCGCCGACGCCTGGATGATCGCCGCCAACACCGCCCTCGACGAGGATTCGGTGGTCTTCGCCGCGCTGCCTCTTTTTCACGTCAACGCGCTCGTGGTCACCCTGCTGGCACCGCTGTTTCGCGGCCAGTCCGCGGTATGGGCCGGCCCGCTGGGCTACCGCGATCCGCTGCTCTATGGCAACTTCTGGAAAATCGTTGAGCGATACCAGATCAGCGCGATGAGTGCGGTGCCCACGGTCTACGCGGTGCTGTCGCAATGCCCCGTCGATGCGGACATCTCAAGCTTGCGGTACCCGTTGGTGGGCGCCTCGGCACTGCCCCCGTCGGTGCGCACCAAATTCGCCGAGCACACTGGACTGCAGCTGCTCGAAGGGTACGGACTGACCGAGGCCACCTGCGCCAGCGTCCGCAGTTTCACCGAACTGCCCCGTGACGGCGCCGTCGGCCAGCGGTTGCCCTACCAACACCTCAAAGCGGTCGACATCGACGACGACGGCACCCGACACGACCTGCCCGCGGGCCAGGTCGGACACCTCGTCATCTCCGGGCCGTGCGTGTTCCCCGGCTATGTGGTGGGACGCGATGGCGACGAATTCCGGCTCGACGGTCTCGGCGCCCTCGTCGACGGCTGGCTGGACACCGGCGACCTGGCGATGGTCGACGCGGAGGGCTTCGTCCACCTCCGCGGCCGCGCAAAGGATCTCATCATCCGCGGCGGCCACAATATCGACCCGACCACGATCGAGGATGCTCTGTTGACCCATCCCGACGTCACCGGAGCCGCCGCCGTGGGACGTCCCGACATCCACGCCGGCGAAGTGCCCGTCGCATACGTCACGCTGACGTCTCCGGATGCGGTATCCGCCGAGGACCTGTGCAGCTGGGCCACGGCCAGGGTGCCCGAACGCGCCGCCGCGCCCAAACTCGTGACCGTCGTTCCGGACCTGCCGCTCACCGCGATCGGCAAACCGTACAAACTTCCGCTGCGCGTCGACGCCGCCCGCAGCGCCGCACTCGACGCGCTGGCCGAACTACCCGGCATCGCCGACGTGGCCGCCGCGATGGATGGCAGCGCCCCGGTGGTGACCGTCACCGTCGACTCGTCAGCGGACCGCGACGCTGTCGCCGCGGTTCTCGACCAGTTCACGACGGCGTGGCTGATAGAGGCACGTCACGGATGA
- a CDS encoding TetR/AcrR family transcriptional regulator, translating to MMKNRNVAPQDKPATRTERQRQRTRRQLLDAGRSLIAAKGVAGLRIQEITETADVALGSFYNYFESKDEFLEAIMTESLTELAAATVATEDLSSDPADVVALASLRVVGVAYTEPEFARLIANIGHSEALFGRALHPYAREAVERGIDSGRFVVPNIDVLLTAVIGAAFALIREILDGRHGPHAERAFAQYMLAALGLTPDEAATVVAKVAASEQA from the coding sequence ATGATGAAGAATCGAAACGTGGCACCGCAGGACAAACCGGCTACCCGCACGGAACGGCAACGGCAGCGCACCCGCCGCCAGCTCTTGGATGCCGGCCGCTCCCTTATCGCCGCCAAAGGCGTTGCCGGACTTCGCATCCAGGAGATCACCGAAACCGCTGACGTCGCACTGGGCTCGTTCTACAACTACTTCGAGTCCAAGGACGAGTTCTTGGAAGCGATCATGACCGAGAGCCTCACCGAACTGGCGGCCGCGACGGTCGCCACCGAGGACCTCAGCTCCGATCCGGCAGATGTGGTGGCTCTTGCCAGCCTGCGAGTCGTCGGCGTGGCTTACACCGAGCCGGAATTCGCCCGCCTGATCGCCAATATCGGACATTCGGAAGCACTGTTCGGCCGGGCGCTACATCCCTACGCCCGGGAGGCCGTCGAACGCGGCATCGACAGCGGCCGCTTCGTGGTGCCGAACATCGACGTCCTCCTGACCGCGGTGATAGGAGCGGCATTCGCGTTGATCCGCGAGATCCTGGACGGCCGCCACGGTCCACACGCAGAGCGCGCCTTCGCGCAATACATGCTGGCCGCACTCGGGCTCACACCGGACGAGGCCGCCACGGTGGTGGCCAAGGTCGCGGCTTCCGAACAGGCTTGA
- a CDS encoding MFS transporter: MSSASVPAASSGELRRSLRALDWVNFFLADVQAGLGPFLGIYLINKEGWNPASIGLVLTLGGAVGLLLNAPAGALIDRTTHKRGLLMAAAALTALGTFVVTLTPSLAVVTAAQLMTGIAAVVLAPVIGAIALGVVGPQAFASRTGRMQAFNHAGNVVGSTVYGLAGYLISLRAGFWIASVCGIFVVIATLMIKGTLIDDKLARGLTPELRGEDRPSGLAVLLRSRPLLMLALVTMLWQLANGAMLPITGQKLALANAHEGALFQAALIVVAQLVMIPMAILVGRNADRWGRKPLFVAAFVVLPLRGLLFVLAGDTTSIIAIQALDGVGAGLQGALFPVMVADLTRGSGRFNVALGAATMVQGIGAAVSTTLAGAIIVLGGYTTAMGVLTGIAVLALVLLVIGVPETAHRADRPPGRSLDPPGDPLDEPVMA, translated from the coding sequence GTGAGTTCAGCCAGTGTGCCCGCGGCGTCGTCCGGCGAGTTGAGACGGTCGTTGCGTGCGCTGGATTGGGTGAACTTCTTCCTCGCCGATGTCCAGGCGGGCCTGGGACCGTTTCTGGGCATCTATCTGATCAACAAGGAGGGGTGGAACCCGGCGAGTATCGGGCTGGTGCTGACGCTGGGTGGTGCGGTCGGATTGTTGTTGAACGCGCCGGCCGGAGCCCTGATCGACAGGACCACCCACAAACGCGGTCTTCTGATGGCGGCGGCCGCGCTGACTGCTCTGGGTACCTTCGTGGTCACGTTGACCCCGAGTCTCGCCGTGGTGACCGCCGCGCAGTTGATGACCGGAATTGCGGCGGTGGTGCTCGCCCCGGTGATCGGGGCGATCGCACTCGGCGTGGTCGGTCCGCAGGCTTTTGCGAGTCGTACCGGGCGGATGCAGGCGTTCAACCACGCCGGAAACGTGGTCGGGTCAACGGTCTACGGCTTGGCCGGCTATCTGATCAGCTTGCGTGCCGGCTTCTGGATCGCCAGCGTGTGCGGGATCTTCGTGGTCATCGCCACGCTGATGATCAAGGGCACGCTGATCGACGACAAACTTGCGCGCGGGCTGACCCCGGAACTGCGTGGCGAGGATCGACCCTCGGGCTTGGCGGTGCTGTTGCGGAGTCGGCCCCTGCTGATGTTGGCGTTGGTGACGATGTTGTGGCAGCTTGCCAACGGCGCGATGCTGCCCATCACCGGACAGAAGCTCGCGCTGGCCAATGCCCATGAAGGGGCGCTGTTTCAGGCGGCGTTGATCGTCGTCGCGCAGCTGGTGATGATCCCGATGGCGATTCTGGTGGGCCGCAACGCAGATCGCTGGGGCCGCAAACCGTTGTTCGTCGCGGCATTCGTGGTGCTGCCGCTGCGGGGACTGTTGTTCGTCCTGGCCGGTGACACGACGTCCATCATCGCCATCCAGGCCCTCGACGGAGTGGGGGCGGGTCTGCAGGGCGCCTTGTTCCCGGTCATGGTGGCTGATCTGACCCGTGGCAGCGGACGCTTCAACGTCGCGTTGGGAGCGGCGACCATGGTTCAGGGAATCGGCGCCGCAGTGTCCACGACGCTTGCCGGCGCGATCATCGTTCTCGGCGGCTACACCACTGCCATGGGTGTGCTGACGGGGATCGCGGTTCTTGCACTGGTATTGCTCGTGATCGGGGTGCCGGAGACCGCGCATCGAGCCGACCGGCCACCGGGACGCAGTCTGGATCCGCCCGGGGATCCGCTCGACGAACCGGTCATGGCATGA
- a CDS encoding tyrosine protein kinase encodes MELHVHPGETDLLIPLPGLQDLWDPHLIHTHYFGFSIPEAAIGGFVYIRYQPAFPLSQGGVCIFQGNDNVEFTDMAYLDYEITMPWPRIENNTITTDNGLRIEFVEPGVSARLTYTAPDGRLRMDLKADAVTPLLARGHVMPGEEEHHDLARKPGGSEQFMQVKGNLTLDGQAYDVDCFAPRDRSWRQVRVERRGAVASPPVGWSPMYFGPDLIFNQISFEPLDTNPRWAGLYDVGDRPSHHFAWVQRGDETRSITSVNRDVLEYHPRLHMATCQEITARDDRGEVYRFRGEAIACASIPSWPNASFRDSVYRWEDGEGRVSHCTYQEIWFDIYQRAMAERAAGPRV; translated from the coding sequence ATGGAACTCCACGTACACCCGGGAGAGACGGATCTGTTGATCCCGTTGCCCGGCTTGCAGGACCTATGGGACCCGCACCTCATCCACACGCACTACTTCGGATTCTCGATCCCCGAAGCGGCAATCGGTGGATTCGTCTACATCAGGTACCAACCCGCATTCCCGCTGTCCCAGGGTGGGGTGTGCATCTTCCAGGGCAACGACAATGTCGAGTTCACCGACATGGCGTACCTCGACTACGAGATCACCATGCCGTGGCCACGTATCGAGAACAACACGATCACGACCGACAACGGACTCCGCATCGAGTTCGTCGAGCCGGGTGTGTCGGCTCGGTTGACCTACACCGCGCCTGATGGACGGCTCCGCATGGACCTCAAGGCCGATGCGGTCACTCCACTGTTGGCGCGTGGACACGTCATGCCCGGCGAGGAAGAACATCACGACCTGGCCCGAAAACCAGGGGGCAGCGAACAATTCATGCAGGTGAAAGGCAATCTGACACTCGATGGCCAGGCGTACGACGTCGACTGTTTCGCCCCTCGAGATCGGTCGTGGCGGCAGGTGCGAGTGGAGCGGCGTGGAGCCGTCGCCAGCCCGCCGGTCGGATGGTCGCCCATGTACTTCGGACCCGACCTGATCTTCAACCAGATCAGTTTCGAGCCACTCGACACCAACCCGCGATGGGCAGGGCTTTACGACGTCGGGGATCGCCCGTCGCACCACTTCGCATGGGTGCAACGCGGCGACGAGACGCGCTCGATCACGTCGGTGAACCGCGACGTCCTCGAGTATCACCCTCGCCTGCACATGGCGACCTGTCAGGAGATCACGGCGCGGGACGACCGCGGAGAGGTCTACCGCTTCCGCGGCGAGGCGATCGCGTGTGCGTCGATTCCCTCTTGGCCCAACGCCTCGTTCCGCGACAGCGTCTACCGATGGGAAGACGGTGAAGGCCGGGTCAGCCATTGCACCTATCAAGAAATCTGGTTCGACATCTACCAACGGGCGATGGCCGAGCGTGCCGCCGGGCCGCGGGTGTGA
- a CDS encoding TetR/AcrR family transcriptional regulator, giving the protein MSDRQIPVPNRLERQKQRTRAALLRAAQEFIAAGKLNAPILEITQAADIGMGSFYNHFGSKEELFAAAVADVLDAQGELLDRLTESLSDPAERFACRYRLCGRLFRLQPQESRIMLSIGVSLLSSDRGLAPRAKRDIVAASEAGRFQVDDPDIALAIAGGALLGLGQLLLDQPDRDDAQTADDVTRDVLRMFGVTAKRAERLTTQALPDLTSGNDAGSAA; this is encoded by the coding sequence GTGAGCGACAGGCAGATCCCGGTACCGAATCGGCTGGAGCGACAAAAACAGCGCACCCGGGCAGCCCTGCTTCGAGCGGCGCAGGAGTTCATCGCCGCGGGCAAGCTCAATGCCCCGATCTTGGAGATCACCCAGGCCGCCGATATCGGAATGGGGTCGTTCTACAACCACTTCGGGTCCAAGGAGGAGCTGTTCGCGGCCGCGGTCGCCGATGTGCTCGATGCCCAGGGCGAACTGTTGGATCGACTCACCGAGTCGTTGAGCGATCCGGCAGAGCGATTCGCCTGCCGATATCGCCTGTGTGGACGACTCTTCCGGCTCCAGCCACAAGAGAGTCGCATCATGCTGTCCATCGGAGTCTCCCTGCTGTCGTCGGACCGTGGGCTGGCCCCCCGCGCCAAACGCGATATCGTCGCCGCGTCCGAGGCGGGCCGCTTCCAGGTGGATGATCCCGACATCGCCCTCGCCATTGCCGGCGGCGCGCTGTTGGGACTTGGACAACTCCTGCTCGATCAACCCGACCGCGACGACGCCCAAACCGCCGACGACGTCACGCGTGACGTCCTGCGCATGTTCGGTGTCACCGCCAAGCGGGCCGAACGCCTCACGACGCAGGCACTTCCCGACCTCACATCAGGCAACGACGCGGGGTCGGCCGCGTAG
- a CDS encoding alpha/beta hydrolase encodes MSRWGKRGMVVVSGIVCAVTLALTDAVPPAAATPGDIAEPGQALAWSSCDDWVDASRVPTAQCAALSVPVDWTDAANPQAAQVQLAVMRVPASGKRLGTIISNPGGPGVSAIDVMSRFAPKLAKTEIGRQFDLVAFDPRGVGLSTPEVRCETDAQLDEDRADPQVDFSPAGVAHIEDTERQHAQKCLDRVGAPFLAGMSTENTARDMDAVRAALGEEKLNFFGYSYGTRLGTAYAEQFPDRVRAMMLDGVVDQFTDPLADEIVSAAGFQQAFDAYASDCASQPDCPLGVDPAQSVVRFRELVDPLADEPARTADPRGLSYQDAMTGVDAALYDSEDWPRLTDGLTALARGHDADDLLELADEYSERDEEGHYANLEDAFDAVHCADDLYPNDPAVWAENDRAVRRAAPYKSYGEFTGFAPRPLCVFWPVQPTVAPHPVTSPGPGKVVVVSTTGDPATPYQVGVDVAAQLGAPLITFNGDQHTVAFSGNRCIDKPLEALFIDLTQPPADLHC; translated from the coding sequence ATGTCGAGGTGGGGGAAGCGTGGGATGGTCGTGGTGTCCGGGATCGTCTGCGCGGTGACGTTGGCGCTGACCGATGCCGTCCCGCCCGCCGCGGCAACCCCCGGGGACATCGCGGAGCCCGGACAAGCGTTGGCGTGGAGCAGTTGTGACGACTGGGTTGACGCCAGTCGCGTGCCGACCGCCCAATGCGCCGCGCTGTCGGTGCCTGTCGATTGGACTGATGCCGCGAATCCGCAAGCAGCACAGGTGCAGTTGGCGGTGATGCGGGTCCCGGCCAGTGGCAAGCGCCTCGGCACGATCATCTCAAACCCGGGCGGGCCGGGCGTGTCGGCCATCGACGTCATGTCCCGATTCGCGCCGAAACTCGCGAAAACCGAGATCGGGCGCCAATTCGACCTGGTGGCCTTCGACCCGCGTGGTGTCGGACTCTCCACCCCCGAAGTGCGGTGCGAGACGGACGCGCAGCTCGACGAAGACCGCGCCGATCCTCAAGTCGACTTCAGCCCGGCCGGCGTCGCGCACATCGAAGATACCGAGCGCCAACACGCGCAGAAATGTCTGGACCGGGTGGGTGCGCCGTTCTTGGCGGGCATGAGCACCGAGAACACCGCGCGCGATATGGACGCCGTGCGGGCAGCTCTGGGGGAGGAGAAGCTCAACTTCTTCGGCTACTCCTACGGCACTCGCTTGGGAACCGCCTATGCCGAACAGTTCCCGGATCGGGTGCGGGCCATGATGCTCGACGGCGTGGTGGATCAGTTCACCGATCCGCTGGCCGACGAGATCGTGTCTGCGGCGGGATTCCAGCAGGCCTTCGACGCCTACGCCAGCGACTGCGCCTCTCAACCGGATTGTCCTCTCGGCGTCGATCCGGCACAGTCCGTCGTCCGCTTCCGGGAACTCGTCGACCCGCTGGCCGACGAGCCTGCCCGTACCGCCGACCCGCGCGGGCTGAGCTATCAAGACGCCATGACCGGTGTCGACGCGGCACTCTACGACTCCGAGGACTGGCCGCGGCTCACCGATGGGCTTACCGCCCTGGCGCGTGGCCACGATGCCGACGACCTCCTCGAGCTCGCCGACGAGTATTCCGAACGGGACGAGGAGGGCCATTACGCCAACCTGGAGGACGCGTTCGATGCGGTGCACTGTGCCGACGACCTTTATCCGAACGATCCAGCTGTCTGGGCTGAGAACGACCGCGCCGTCCGGCGCGCCGCGCCCTACAAGAGCTATGGCGAGTTCACCGGCTTCGCTCCCCGCCCCCTGTGCGTGTTCTGGCCGGTGCAGCCGACCGTGGCGCCACACCCGGTGACCAGCCCCGGGCCTGGCAAGGTCGTCGTCGTGTCCACCACCGGTGATCCCGCGACGCCGTACCAGGTCGGTGTCGACGTGGCTGCCCAACTCGGTGCCCCGCTGATCACCTTCAACGGTGATCAGCACACCGTCGCATTCAGCGGAAACCGCTGCATCGACAAGCCGTTGGAAGCTCTCTTCATCGATCTCACACAGCCACCGGCGGACTTGCACTGCTGA
- a CDS encoding phosphotransferase family protein translates to MALKNTIDTEAASARIAQWMESKVVEATSLRVTDLVVPASAGMSNETVLFNVEWVGADRSHSRGMVARVQPAGPGVFPSYDLSKEARVLTALGAHTDVPVPEIFSYDDAPAVFGSPFLVMARVDGRVPSDDPPFTAGGWVLDLTAEQRRLMWQNSIAAMSRIHSTDWRGIGLGFLDNGEQGAVAAQIAQWRDTFAWAAEGEANPTIERGLDWLADNGPADEGAKVLNWGDARVGNIIFGDDLSVAAVLDWEMVSVAPREVDLGWWLFLMRHHTEGIGLPLPDGVPTREETLALYESVSGHTPCHVGYYEVLAATKLSIIMVRAAHMMISMGLLPADSPMALSNPASQLLAQLLELPAPTGLTTTFMGNR, encoded by the coding sequence ATGGCGCTGAAGAACACCATCGACACCGAGGCGGCCTCTGCGCGTATCGCGCAGTGGATGGAATCGAAAGTCGTTGAAGCTACGTCCCTGCGAGTGACCGACCTGGTCGTCCCAGCGTCCGCCGGGATGTCGAACGAGACGGTTCTGTTCAACGTGGAATGGGTGGGTGCGGACCGGTCGCACAGTAGAGGGATGGTGGCCCGGGTTCAGCCGGCGGGGCCCGGGGTGTTTCCGTCCTACGACTTGAGCAAGGAAGCGCGGGTCTTGACGGCGCTCGGTGCGCACACCGATGTTCCGGTCCCCGAGATCTTCTCCTACGACGACGCTCCAGCGGTCTTCGGCTCGCCCTTTCTGGTGATGGCCCGCGTCGACGGCCGGGTGCCCTCCGATGACCCTCCTTTCACCGCCGGCGGATGGGTGCTCGATCTCACCGCAGAGCAGCGAAGGCTCATGTGGCAGAACAGTATCGCCGCCATGAGCCGAATTCACTCGACCGATTGGCGAGGTATCGGGCTGGGATTTCTCGACAACGGTGAGCAGGGTGCCGTGGCCGCGCAGATCGCCCAATGGCGGGACACCTTCGCCTGGGCAGCCGAGGGTGAGGCGAATCCCACGATTGAGCGAGGACTCGACTGGCTGGCCGACAACGGGCCCGCCGACGAGGGGGCGAAGGTGCTCAATTGGGGAGATGCCCGCGTCGGGAACATCATCTTCGGTGACGATCTCTCGGTGGCAGCCGTCCTGGACTGGGAGATGGTGAGTGTGGCGCCGCGTGAGGTCGACTTGGGATGGTGGCTGTTTCTGATGCGCCATCACACGGAAGGGATCGGTCTTCCGCTGCCCGACGGTGTGCCCACCCGTGAAGAGACGCTGGCGCTGTACGAATCGGTCAGCGGGCACACCCCGTGTCACGTCGGCTACTACGAAGTGTTGGCGGCGACCAAACTGTCGATCATCATGGTCCGGGCCGCCCACATGATGATCAGTATGGGGCTCCTGCCCGCGGACTCGCCGATGGCACTGAGCAACCCGGCCAGCCAACTACTCGCCCAGCTTCTCGAGTTGCCCGCACCGACGGGACTCACCACCACCTTCATGGGTAACCGATGA